Genomic DNA from Bacterioplanes sanyensis:
GTCACTGCGAGTGTGTGCAGTTGTGCATTAACATAGCATAGGATTCCTAGCCACTCTCCTCAGGGTTTATCTAGGGCGCCTCTGAATAATTCGGTGCCCGCTCTGGATCGCCAGAGGATTTCAGATCACGAAGCCGGTTTGCCGCTCTAGCCAGCTACAGCAAAAATCGGCGACACAGAGCTGAAGTTCTCTGGCGCTCCCCGTAGGGCTGTGCAGAATTATTCAGAGGTTCGCTAGCAGCCTGTTGAAAAAGTCTTTTCGGCTCAGCCTTTCGGGCTGGCTCGGAATCACGGTGCAGAACTGGACCCTGTTTCACTTATGGCACGATAGTCTTCTACGGTTAGCACCACCGAATCTGAGCCGCCGGTATCGTCCACCAAGGTCACCACATATTCGCCTGCTGGTGGACTGATGTATATGGGCACGTAAGGCTGATCCGAGTCAGCAATCAGCTTGTCATCCAAATACCATTTAACGCGTTTAACCCGATTCGTGGTGGCACCCTGTAACTTGATTTGCTGCTCTTGCGCCGTTAACTGGTCGTGGCGACGAATATACACAGCGCCGGCAACAGGCGATTGAATCACAGGCGCAAAATAGCGCTCGCCCGCCATCTGCTGCGCTTGATAGGCCGGCACTTGGGCGACAGGCATACCATGGCGGTGTAAAAAAGCCGCCAACTCCGATGGCCATACCGCGATGATTTGCTCTTTGCCGTCGACAACGACTTTCTGCATCACTTGGCAGATTTCTGTAGTAACCGGCCCAGTCACTTTAGGTACGTACAACTCCCGCGTGCGATTGGGGCAATAGCGATTGCCAGGCAAACCACACAGGTCGCACACCCAGCGTTCTTTCACTCCTTGAGGCCGACCAAACCATTTCACCGGATCACGCACCAGCGATTGAAATAAATCAAAAAATAACGGTGCCGCCGCACTGCCCCCACCAAGCGCTTAGCCGGCGTGCCATCAAAGTTACCCGCCCATACGCCGATGCTGTATTCCGGGTGATAACCCACGCTCCAGGCATCCTGATTGCCGTAAGACGTGCCGGTTTTCCATGCCACCGTGGGTAAAGACTGGCTGTACTGCCATATCGCTGGAAAATCCGGCCGCTCCACATCCGTCATCATATCCGTCACCAACCAACTGGCTTCCATGCTCAGTATTTTTGTCGCGGGCGGCACATGGCCACCCAATTGGCGCAGCGTTTGATACGGCTGATACTCGCCATAGTTGGCCAGTGCGGCATACAGGTTGGTTAACTCCAATAAACTGACCTCGGCACCGCCCAACACCAACGGCAAACCGTAATATTCCGCAGGCTGATCCAAGGACGAAATACCGCCCTGTTTAAGTAGCTGATATAGCTTATCGATGCCCAATTGTTGACTGAGGCGCACCGTCACAACATTGAGAGAATCGACTAACGCCTCTCGCACCGTCACTTGTCCACGAAAAGTTTTGGCATAGTTTTGCGGGCTATAACCCGCCACCGAAAAAGGAATATCGGCCAACTGAGTTTTTTCTGCGACCAGCCCTTCATCAATGGCCAACCCATAAAGAAAGGGTTTAAACGTGCTGCCGGGCGAACGCAATGCGGTGGCGCCATTGTTGGCCCCCTCATATTGGCGGGCAAAGTAGTCAGCAGAGCCTATCAACGCACGCAACTCACGCGTTGCCGTATCCAGCACGACGACCGATGTATTATGAATGCCCTGCCCATGCAAGCTGCCCATGTGTTGCTGCACGATATTTTGCGCTCTGGCCTGCACCACAGAGTCAATGGTGGTATAAAAATCCGTTTGCTGCGGATGTTGTTGCTTAAGCCACCAAGCCAGATGCGGTATTTCGCTTGGAAAGGATAAGCGCTGGCGTGGCACAGGTTCATCCATGGCACGTGCAAGCGTCGGTTGATCGATCAAGTCCGCCGAATGCATTTTTTGCAGCAAGGCATTGCGTTGCTCTCGCGCTATACCTGCATTGCGGTCTGGGCGAAAACGGTTGGGTGATTTCGGCAGCACTACCAATAAAGCCATTTGTGCCGGACTCAACTGCGCGGCAGGCTTACCCCAGTAAGCGTAGGTCGCGGCATGCAAACCTTCTAAATTGCCACCGTAGGGCGCTATCGATAAATAATGTTCAAGTATTTCCGCTTTGCTAAACCTTAGCTCCAGCTGCAGTGCACGAAACATTTCGATCAGCTTGGCAGAAACGGTGCGATCACTCCGCTCCAGCATACGCGCCAGTTGCATAGTAATGGTACTGGCACCAGAAACGACTTCTCCAGATGTGACATTGGCCACCAATGCCCGTAACACGGCGAGAGGGTTCACCCCAGGGTGCTGATAAAAAAATTGATCTTCTTGCAGCAATAAAGTCTGCACATACAAAGGCGGCAAGTGATCGATGTCGACCGCTAGGCGAAAAAAGTCGTCATCAGAAATGATGACATGAATCAGCTCATCGTGGCGGTCATAAAAGCGATAGGCCTGTGGTGCTTGCAGCTTTTCCAATGGCAATGGCACCAGTAGCAAAGCGCAATAAAACAGCAGGCTTGTTAACAAGCCTGCTATAAGAAAACCCGTCAATAATATGCGTTTCGACATGGTTATTGCATGGGCAAGACTTTCATCGAGCTTTGGCCAGACAAGGAATATTTATCTTCGTCATACATGGCTTCCGCTCGCACGGCAGGAATAGCAAAGTTGCCGACAGTGACCGCACGTGTGGTGTAGTAATACACCACCTCTTTTTCGTTTAACGTCATATATAAGTTCATACGATCGTCACGAATATCTGTGTGGTCCGGCTCTGCCGTTGAACTGAGCCAAGGAATGTCCGCAGACGTACTCAACCTGGCGTTTTCAATCTCCAATCCCATCGGCAATAGATCGGTTACGGCAACGTTATGCACAGTGCCCGCAGTCGAAGACAGGCTCAGCTGTACGATGACCAGCTCACCCTGGCGAATGTTGTTAAGATCCACTTTTTGTTGCTCAGTGTTCAGGTATTGGCGTCGAACACGTAGCCCATGATCTTCGCTGCCGCTATTACTGGAGGCAGAAATACCGTCGGCTTGCCAATAATAATTGGCCTCCGCTTCACCTGTGGTTTCAATGCGTACATTGCCAGCCAATAGGTCCACCGTGGACA
This window encodes:
- the pbpC gene encoding penicillin-binding protein 1C, coding for MSKRILLTGFLIAGLLTSLLFYCALLLVPLPLEKLQAPQAYRFYDRHDELIHVIISDDDFFRLAVDIDHLPPLYVQTLLLQEDQFFYQHPGVNPLAVLRALVANVTSGEVVSGASTITMQLARMLERSDRTVSAKLIEMFRALQLELRFSKAEILEHYLSIAPYGGNLEGLHAATYAYWGKPAAQLSPAQMALLVVLPKSPNRFRPDRNAGIAREQRNALLQKMHSADLIDQPTLARAMDEPVPRQRLSFPSEIPHLAWWLKQQHPQQTDFYTTIDSVVQARAQNIVQQHMGSLHGQGIHNTSVVVLDTATRELRALIGSADYFARQYEGANNGATALRSPGSTFKPFLYGLAIDEGLVAEKTQLADIPFSVAGYSPQNYAKTFRGQVTVREALVDSLNVVTVRLSQQLGIDKLYQLLKQGGISSLDQPAEYYGLPLVLGGAEVSLLELTNLYAALANYGEYQPYQTLRQLGGHVPPATKILSMEASWLVTDMMTDVERPDFPAIWQYSQSLPTVAWKTGTSYGNQDAWSVGYHPEYSIGVWAGNFDGTPAKRLVGAVRRHRYFLIYFNRWCVIR